A DNA window from Flavisolibacter ginsenosidimutans contains the following coding sequences:
- a CDS encoding type I restriction endonuclease subunit R codes for MPKPTEHKSVQARILKYACEIGWNVVSQSEAERRRGFNASAASPKEKAKAASRFFADTLFQKVAQFNPQFDAGSPTAKDDLLRLLNLPLPTIHGNRDFLHYLQGVKTFFSKAEGREFNLILIDYDNPANNVYEVSEEYYLYNGQYANRADVVFFINGIPVVVIECKNATKDEAIAIGIDQLRRYHRETPELMVPQQLFTATESIGFSYGVTWNTVRRNIFNWKDEEIGNLEAKLKSFCNIQHVLDLLKKFILFAEQNEELAKFILRQHQKAAVDKVVERALDPTKQRGLVWHTQGSGKTYTMIKTAELLFKAPQAEKPTVLLMIDRNELEDQMLKNLASIGVNNVEPADSIQDLQKLLKQDYRGIVVSMVHKFRDMPANVSLRKNIYVLIDEAHRTTGGDLGNFLMAAVPNATFIGFTGTPVDKTVYGKGTFKTFGIDDDQGYLHKYSIADSIVDGTTLPLFYGMAPNDLLVPKEILEQEFLNLADAYGVNDIEELNKILERAVNTKNFLKGTERVDKVAAYVAKHYKENVEPLGYKAFLVGVDRPACALYKKALDKYLPPEYSEVVYTGNNNDTEELKAYHNDAKREKEIRKKFTKLDEYPKILIVTEKLLTGFDAPILYAMYLDKPMRDHTLLQAIARVNRPYENEEKEMVKPHGFVLDFVGIFENLEKALAFDSDEINAIVKDIQLLKYLFQSKMDKNVPPYLELIKHNFNDKDTDNLIDYFRDKSRRKEFFKLYKEIEMLYEIISPDKFLRPYIDTYATVSAIYGVVRNAYAKRVQVDREFQRKTNELVQSKVAGSVPDFNNEFFEINEQTIEKIKDASGNDNTRVINLIKSIEKIAEENSDDPFLVGIRERAEAVEENYESRQQSTQEALDEIKKLLEEDLKRRKEQAEKGYDDLTFFVYKTLLERGLKNPEEVTGQIKGEFINHPNWRSSEKELRELRKAIYYAVFAEEDDLDKVAKLVDDLFNHLFIAFKL; via the coding sequence ATGCCCAAACCCACCGAACACAAAAGCGTCCAGGCCCGCATCTTAAAATACGCCTGCGAAATTGGCTGGAACGTTGTTTCGCAAAGCGAAGCGGAACGCCGCCGTGGTTTTAATGCGTCGGCGGCTTCGCCAAAAGAAAAAGCAAAAGCGGCCAGCCGCTTTTTTGCCGATACCTTGTTTCAAAAAGTGGCGCAGTTTAACCCGCAGTTCGATGCAGGCAGCCCCACCGCAAAAGATGACCTTCTTCGCCTGTTGAATTTACCCCTGCCCACCATTCACGGCAACCGCGATTTTCTGCACTACCTGCAAGGGGTCAAAACATTTTTCAGCAAAGCCGAAGGGCGAGAGTTTAATCTTATCCTCATTGATTATGACAACCCGGCGAACAACGTGTATGAAGTAAGCGAAGAATATTATTTGTACAACGGTCAGTACGCCAACCGTGCCGATGTGGTTTTCTTCATCAACGGCATTCCGGTGGTGGTGATTGAATGCAAGAACGCCACCAAAGACGAAGCCATCGCCATCGGCATTGACCAGTTGCGCCGTTACCACCGCGAGACACCCGAACTGATGGTGCCGCAGCAATTGTTTACCGCTACGGAAAGCATCGGCTTTTCCTACGGCGTTACCTGGAACACCGTTCGCCGCAACATCTTTAACTGGAAGGATGAAGAGATCGGCAACCTCGAAGCCAAGCTAAAATCCTTCTGCAACATTCAGCACGTTCTCGACCTGCTGAAAAAGTTTATCCTGTTTGCGGAGCAGAACGAAGAACTGGCCAAGTTCATTTTGCGCCAGCACCAAAAAGCCGCCGTTGACAAAGTGGTGGAAAGAGCTTTGGACCCAACAAAGCAACGTGGCCTGGTGTGGCACACGCAAGGCAGCGGCAAGACCTACACCATGATTAAAACAGCGGAGTTGTTGTTTAAGGCGCCGCAAGCGGAGAAGCCAACCGTTCTGCTGATGATAGACCGCAACGAACTGGAAGACCAGATGCTCAAAAACCTGGCGTCCATTGGCGTGAACAACGTAGAGCCTGCGGACAGCATTCAGGACTTGCAAAAACTGTTGAAGCAAGACTACCGGGGCATCGTTGTAAGCATGGTGCACAAGTTCAGGGACATGCCGGCCAACGTGAGTTTGCGAAAGAATATTTATGTGCTCATTGACGAAGCGCACCGCACCACCGGCGGCGACCTTGGCAACTTTTTAATGGCCGCCGTGCCCAATGCCACCTTCATTGGTTTTACCGGAACACCCGTTGACAAAACGGTTTACGGCAAAGGCACGTTTAAAACCTTTGGCATTGACGACGACCAGGGCTACCTGCACAAATATTCCATTGCCGACAGCATAGTAGACGGAACCACACTGCCGCTTTTCTACGGCATGGCGCCAAACGATTTGCTGGTGCCGAAAGAAATTTTGGAACAGGAGTTTTTGAATTTAGCCGATGCGTACGGTGTGAATGACATTGAAGAACTGAACAAGATTTTGGAACGTGCCGTGAACACCAAAAACTTTTTAAAAGGAACGGAAAGAGTGGATAAAGTGGCGGCTTACGTGGCCAAACATTACAAGGAAAACGTAGAGCCTTTGGGTTACAAAGCCTTTCTGGTTGGCGTTGATCGTCCGGCTTGTGCCCTTTATAAAAAAGCATTGGACAAATACCTGCCGCCCGAATATTCCGAAGTGGTGTACACCGGCAACAACAACGACACCGAAGAATTAAAAGCTTATCACAACGACGCTAAACGGGAAAAAGAAATCCGCAAGAAGTTTACAAAGCTGGACGAATACCCGAAAATCTTAATCGTTACCGAAAAACTATTGACGGGTTTTGATGCACCCATTTTGTACGCCATGTACCTGGACAAACCCATGCGTGACCATACGCTGCTGCAAGCCATTGCAAGGGTAAACCGTCCTTATGAGAACGAAGAAAAGGAGATGGTAAAGCCGCACGGCTTTGTGCTTGACTTTGTGGGCATCTTTGAAAACCTCGAAAAAGCGCTGGCCTTTGACAGCGATGAAATCAATGCCATTGTAAAGGACATTCAATTGTTGAAATACCTGTTTCAGTCAAAGATGGACAAGAATGTGCCGCCGTATTTGGAACTGATTAAACACAACTTCAACGACAAAGACACGGACAACCTGATTGATTATTTCCGTGATAAATCCCGGCGCAAAGAGTTCTTTAAACTCTACAAGGAAATTGAAATGCTTTACGAGATCATTTCACCGGACAAGTTCCTTCGGCCCTATATTGACACGTACGCAACCGTTTCGGCCATTTACGGTGTGGTGAGAAATGCCTATGCAAAACGGGTGCAGGTGGACAGGGAATTTCAGCGCAAGACAAACGAGTTGGTGCAAAGCAAGGTGGCGGGTTCGGTTCCCGATTTCAACAACGAGTTTTTCGAAATCAACGAACAAACTATTGAGAAAATAAAGGATGCCAGCGGGAACGACAACACAAGAGTCATCAACCTGATTAAGAGCATCGAAAAAATAGCGGAAGAAAATTCAGACGACCCGTTTTTGGTCGGCATAAGGGAAAGAGCCGAAGCCGTAGAAGAGAATTATGAAAGCAGGCAGCAAAGCACACAAGAGGCGCTAGACGAAATAAAAAAGTTATTGGAAGAAGACCTAAAGCGGCGCAAAGAACAAGCGGAAAAAGGCTACGATGATTTGACTTTTTTTGTTTACAAAACCTTGCTGGAAAGAGGGCTTAAAAATCCGGAGGAAGTAACGGGGCAAATAAAAGGTGAGTTCATCAATCACCCGAATTGGCGCAGCAGCGAAAAAGAATTAAGGGAACTGCGCAAAGCAATTTACTATGCTGTCTTTGCCGAAGAAGATGATTTGGACAAGGTGGCAAAGCTGGTGGATGATTTGTTCAACCATTTATTCATTGCGTTTAAATTGTAG
- a CDS encoding restriction endonuclease subunit S, translating to MMKGWEVEILEKIVDVKGGKRLPKGERLLDNPTPFPYIRVTDFENYTVNTSDIKYLSPRIQEKIKNYIIKKEDVFISIAGTIGFVGKIPDVLDGANLTENAARLIVKDKNLLDRDFLVFFLSASHNKEDLLSRMSKNAQPKLSLSNIKSFQLLLPPLPEQRKIAYVLSTVQKAIEQQDKLIRTTTELKKALMQKLFTEGTKGERQKQTEIGPVPESWEVVKLGKLADVTSGGTPSRTESKYWNGGTIPWVKTGEVDYCVINEAEEHITELGLKNSSAKLYPKGTLLMAMYGQGITRGKVALLGIDATINQACAAIIPRNEQEILSEYLYYFFEFHYDFIRSLGHGANQKNLSGTLIKGIEIAYSKTIADQEFIVSTLKCFDERISIHKKKKQTLTDLFKTLLHELMTGQRRVHDLEFENLAKEYTLSDEPLTMAAEA from the coding sequence ATGATGAAAGGCTGGGAAGTAGAAATTTTAGAAAAAATCGTAGACGTTAAAGGTGGCAAAAGATTACCAAAAGGAGAACGATTGCTTGATAACCCCACACCATTTCCTTATATAAGAGTTACCGATTTTGAAAATTATACAGTTAACACTTCTGACATTAAATACTTGTCACCAAGAATTCAAGAAAAGATAAAGAACTACATCATCAAAAAGGAAGATGTTTTTATTTCAATAGCCGGAACAATTGGATTTGTAGGAAAAATACCTGATGTTTTGGATGGTGCAAATCTTACAGAGAATGCAGCTCGGTTAATTGTCAAAGACAAGAATTTACTTGATAGAGATTTCCTTGTTTTCTTTTTATCGGCAAGTCACAATAAAGAAGATTTGTTGTCGAGAATGTCGAAAAATGCGCAACCGAAATTATCGTTGTCCAACATAAAATCATTTCAATTACTTCTTCCGCCGCTTCCCGAACAACGCAAAATAGCCTATGTATTAAGCACGGTACAAAAAGCAATAGAGCAGCAGGACAAACTCATTCGCACCACTACCGAACTCAAAAAAGCCCTGATGCAAAAACTCTTTACCGAAGGCACCAAAGGCGAACGCCAAAAACAAACAGAGATTGGGCCCGTGCCGGAGAGTTGGGAGGTGGTGAAATTGGGTAAGTTAGCTGATGTGACTTCAGGCGGAACTCCAAGTAGAACTGAAAGCAAATACTGGAATGGCGGAACAATCCCGTGGGTGAAAACTGGAGAAGTAGATTATTGTGTCATAAATGAAGCCGAAGAGCACATTACTGAATTGGGTTTAAAAAATTCATCCGCTAAACTCTACCCAAAAGGAACGTTATTGATGGCAATGTACGGGCAAGGAATTACGAGAGGGAAAGTGGCTTTGCTTGGTATAGATGCAACTATCAACCAAGCATGTGCTGCTATCATTCCAAGAAATGAACAAGAAATTTTAAGCGAATACCTCTATTACTTTTTTGAATTTCATTATGACTTCATCAGAAGCCTTGGTCATGGAGCTAATCAAAAAAATTTAAGTGGAACATTGATTAAAGGAATTGAAATCGCTTACTCCAAAACCATCGCTGACCAAGAGTTCATCGTTTCTACTCTTAAATGTTTCGATGAAAGAATCTCAATACATAAAAAGAAAAAGCAAACTCTCACCGATTTGTTCAAAACCCTTTTGCACGAATTAATGACCGGACAAAGACGTGTGCACGACCTGGAATTTGAAAACCTTGCAAAAGAATACACGCTAAGCGACGAACCGTTAACGATGGCCGCCGAAGCATAA